The Vibrio gallaecicus genome contains a region encoding:
- a CDS encoding PfaB family protein, whose protein sequence is MTVPTNKAMPLRIALLAQPANAAELSADLSPSLPEIVTVVVDGNFNQALAHAIETVNQGNVVKLCLDSHSPSLLMLNALTAAQNKIHPHAYLAGFVDTAIGDSIQLALDIARRPATDLSHQQQYSALSASQQFDELLNIVEAISSRSLPSHSLANNYWFTEPNKARVSALTFSDDSQKSTSLILTQATGLQEPKPLLSSERLMFVVSGNEQAELVSQLISLREELKCVNEAADSKLAIASLMHSNLSHFQSVQHNAGRGVNIVIQAASIEAALQEISALENALPKVMTDNSHYKTPAGSCFSPMPQSKGGVAFVYPGVGTVYPGMLREFHHHFPQLFARLEREGNLKEMLQAEKTYADDSQEMSLSELAIAGVGSSYLLTQLLCDEFKVQPDFALGYSKGEASMWASLNIWKNPHALIEMTQTSPIFTTAISGELTAVRQDWQLNGNESIQWNSFVVRSDAQAIEALLPEFPRAYLAIIQGDTCVLAGCESTCRALLKKLGKRGIAANRVTAMHTTPALSQHSQVREFYTQPLFDELPKHIRFISAAGLPTGEPINIDSDSIALSIADTFCSTLDFTALIQSARQQGARLFVEVGADRQTSTLIDKINRSDNVADQYCSIASNAKGGDDIVTLIKCIGQLITHQIPLSVEPFIQGLEQQITTKQLSGVSQGSTMNHQGELV, encoded by the coding sequence GTGACTGTTCCTACTAATAAAGCGATGCCATTGCGCATCGCTCTTTTAGCTCAGCCAGCAAACGCGGCTGAGCTTTCTGCCGACTTATCACCTTCGCTTCCAGAGATTGTTACTGTCGTGGTTGATGGCAATTTTAATCAAGCACTTGCTCACGCCATCGAGACAGTCAATCAAGGTAATGTTGTTAAGCTTTGTTTGGATTCTCATTCTCCATCATTGTTGATGTTGAACGCGCTGACCGCTGCTCAAAACAAGATTCATCCACACGCTTATCTAGCGGGTTTTGTAGATACAGCTATCGGAGATAGCATTCAGCTAGCTCTGGATATTGCACGTCGCCCTGCGACAGATTTAAGCCATCAACAACAATATTCTGCACTTTCTGCTTCGCAGCAGTTTGATGAGTTGTTGAATATAGTTGAGGCGATATCGAGCCGTTCATTGCCGAGCCATTCATTAGCTAATAATTACTGGTTCACTGAGCCGAACAAAGCTCGTGTTTCTGCGTTAACTTTCAGTGACGATAGCCAAAAATCCACCAGCCTGATATTGACTCAAGCGACCGGTTTGCAAGAACCAAAACCCTTGCTATCAAGCGAGCGTTTGATGTTTGTGGTTTCAGGCAACGAACAAGCCGAGTTGGTTTCTCAGTTAATCTCGTTAAGAGAAGAGCTTAAATGCGTTAACGAAGCGGCAGACAGCAAACTTGCTATCGCCAGCTTGATGCATTCAAACCTAAGCCACTTTCAAAGCGTTCAACACAATGCTGGCCGTGGTGTGAACATCGTGATTCAAGCGGCTTCAATTGAGGCTGCACTACAAGAGATCTCAGCGCTAGAAAATGCGTTGCCAAAAGTAATGACTGACAATAGCCATTACAAAACGCCAGCGGGCAGTTGTTTCTCACCGATGCCTCAAAGCAAAGGTGGTGTTGCATTTGTTTACCCTGGTGTTGGCACGGTTTATCCCGGTATGTTGCGTGAATTTCACCACCATTTCCCACAGTTATTTGCTCGCTTAGAGCGCGAAGGTAACTTGAAAGAGATGCTGCAGGCTGAAAAAACCTACGCTGACGACTCGCAAGAAATGTCGCTCAGTGAGCTGGCAATTGCAGGTGTGGGCAGTAGTTATCTGTTAACACAACTGCTATGTGATGAATTCAAAGTACAGCCAGATTTCGCCTTGGGCTACTCCAAAGGTGAAGCCTCCATGTGGGCTAGCTTAAATATTTGGAAAAATCCACATGCGCTGATTGAGATGACTCAAACCAGTCCTATCTTCACTACGGCTATTTCTGGCGAACTCACCGCAGTGCGTCAAGATTGGCAGCTGAACGGCAACGAAAGCATCCAATGGAATAGCTTTGTGGTTCGCAGTGATGCGCAAGCGATTGAGGCTCTGTTACCAGAGTTTCCACGTGCTTACCTTGCCATTATCCAAGGTGACACTTGCGTACTGGCAGGCTGTGAAAGCACCTGTCGTGCTCTGCTCAAGAAACTGGGTAAACGTGGCATTGCCGCGAATCGTGTTACCGCAATGCACACCACACCAGCATTGAGCCAACATAGCCAAGTGCGTGAGTTTTACACACAACCACTGTTCGACGAGTTGCCAAAGCATATCCGCTTTATCAGCGCAGCAGGTCTACCGACTGGCGAACCAATCAATATAGACAGCGACAGCATAGCCCTTTCGATTGCCGACACTTTCTGTTCGACGCTGGATTTCACCGCGTTGATCCAGAGTGCGCGTCAACAAGGTGCTCGCCTGTTTGTTGAAGTGGGTGCCGATCGTCAAACCAGCACATTGATCGACAAGATCAATCGTAGCGACAACGTAGCCGACCAATACTGCTCAATCGCTTCCAATGCCAAAGGCGGGGACGATATTGTCACGCTCATCAAATGTATTGGTCAGCTCATTACTCATCAAATTCCACTGTCTGTCGAGCCATTTATTCAAGGGTTAGAACAACAGATCACCACGAAGCAATTAAGTGGTGTGTCTCAAGGCAGCACAATGAATCATCAAGGAGAGCTAGTATGA
- a CDS encoding hotdog fold thioesterase translates to MSSQSNQAQNKQQVKCNKIAIVGIANQYPEADTPKDFWQNLLDKKDSRTTLSAEKLGAKPESYQGVQGESDRFYCDKGGYIENFNFDSNGYRLTAESFNGVDQSFLWALDTSRKALVDAGIDLNADVLERTGVIMGALSFPTTRSNDLFLPMYHSVVEKALKDKLANDQFSLLPTNETAQDLNPINGAAAHNASKLVADALGLGNVQLSLDAACASSVYSLKLACDYLNTGKADMMLAGAVSGADPFFINMGFSIFHAYPDHGVSVPFDSNSKGLFAGEGAGVLVLKRLADAERDGDNIYAVVSGIGLSNDGRGQFVLSPNSKGQVQAFERAYEASNLTPDSIEVIECHATGTPLGDKVELTSMERFFADKLNGSNPPLIGSAKSNLGHLLTAAGMPGIMKMIFAMKEGVLPPSINLDKPLSSPEGLFGSQTLPTQVQPWPSKAGNPDRCAGVSVFGFGGCNAHLLLEAYSDTSHVNQTQESTSPSLQPSNLSITGLASHFGSLQSINELNTAIETNNDAFIALPKKRWKGLDQHPELLNQFGLRGIPNGAYIDQFDLDFLRFKVPPNEDDRLISQQLLLMKVADEAIKDAKLVAGQKVAVLVAMETELEMHQFRGRVNLHSQLADSFTNMGIELTQDEYQSLETIAMDSVMDAAKLNQYTSFIGNIMASRISSLWDFNGPAFTISAAEQSVARCIDVAQNLMSQESMDAVVIAAVDLSGSAEHVILKNSVSPVSLSPKFGQPQDGSWNAGEGAGAIVLVEENQVASNQYVAYGSINALAFGSSERNNAVVDELLTQVGMSSNDVSLLELNHAPESSSHQFSSLSLASTKTTQACQRVGHCSAASGMASLLHGLLNLNLAPLNPNVSSKNAIVANISEGQCSQLLLSQSSVESQSLSVRLSNEQASDAKRQLVKQVTLGGRDIYQHIAQTPVTNLATIQQKASGKQAARVASIPTTASIQAALAQKELEKKALAQNAVEPVIETPTSVSPTLAPTRHSQLTGNHSNMTHVLSAKNGTSQIDANTDAALQPSVTPHNQAFAQNQQATQQVHKAFLHTRAQGMQMADALLKAQLNAITSGLDSSSLENNALSQQTSGQQTLAQPVQAQPTQVQSTPVNVLATPAPVKPIRKPCIWDYDDLVEYAEGDIANVFGPDYAIIDSYSRRVRLPTTDYLLVSRVTKLNATVNEYKPSTMTTEYDIPVDAPYLVDGQIPWAVAVESGQCDLMLISYLGIDFENKGERVYRLLDCTLTFLGDLPRGGDTLRYDISINNFARNGDTLLFFFSYECFVGDKMILKMDNGCAGFFTDEELADGKGVIHTEDEIKARKLATKQRFDPMLHCPKTQFNHQELRHLLTANIAECFGPTHQSDRHQPSLCFSSEKFMMIEKVSRVEPQGGTWGLGLIEGHKQLEPEHWYFPCHFKDDSVMAGSLMAEGCGQLLQFFMMHLGMHTLVQNGRFQPLENAPQQVRCRGQVLPQSAELTYRMEVTEIGLSPRPYAKANIDILLNGKVIVDFQNLGVMIKEDDECTRYLPSLETAVVTPVIENLSHTPAVNQQASANAPLMAQIEDLETAPNKGVVPLQHVEAPVTPDYPNRTPDTVPFTPYHMFEFATGDIEKCFGPDFSIYRGMIPPRTPCGDLQLTTRVVEIDGKRGDFKKPSSCIAEYEVPENAWYFDENSHQTLMPYSVLMEISLQPNGFISGYMGTTLGFPGEELFFRNLDGSGKMLRNVDLRGKTITNDSRLLSTVMMGTNIVQSFSFELSTDGVPFYQGTAVFGYFKGAALKDQLGLDNGKVTHPWHVDNNRTPDVNINLLDKTTRYFNAPVSATGEVQEHYQLAGGRLNFIDTVQITSDGGKDGLGYLYAERTIDPSDWFFQFHFHQDPVMPGSLGVEAIIELMQTYALNKDLGAGFRNPKFGQIQSEVKWKYRGQINPLNKQMSLDVHITAIKDEDGKRIIVGDANLSKDGLRIYEVKDIAICIEEA, encoded by the coding sequence ATGAGTTCTCAATCGAATCAGGCTCAGAACAAACAGCAAGTGAAGTGCAATAAGATCGCGATTGTCGGTATTGCTAACCAATACCCAGAAGCTGATACGCCAAAAGATTTTTGGCAAAACTTGCTAGATAAAAAAGATTCTCGAACCACATTAAGCGCTGAAAAGTTAGGTGCTAAACCCGAAAGCTATCAGGGCGTACAAGGCGAATCAGACCGCTTTTACTGTGACAAAGGCGGCTACATCGAAAACTTCAATTTCGATAGCAATGGCTACCGCTTAACAGCAGAATCGTTCAACGGTGTTGACCAGAGTTTTCTATGGGCTTTGGATACCAGTCGTAAGGCGCTAGTCGACGCAGGCATTGATCTGAATGCCGATGTTTTAGAGCGCACAGGCGTGATTATGGGTGCCCTTTCGTTCCCAACCACACGTTCAAACGACCTGTTTCTTCCGATGTATCACTCGGTGGTCGAGAAAGCACTTAAAGATAAATTGGCTAATGACCAATTTTCACTGCTACCAACCAATGAAACCGCGCAAGACCTCAATCCTATCAATGGCGCTGCAGCACACAACGCCTCTAAGTTAGTGGCTGATGCATTGGGTTTAGGTAACGTGCAACTTAGCCTAGATGCGGCATGTGCAAGTTCAGTGTATTCATTGAAGTTAGCGTGTGATTACTTGAACACGGGCAAAGCCGACATGATGTTGGCAGGAGCGGTATCAGGTGCTGACCCATTCTTTATCAACATGGGTTTTTCCATCTTCCACGCTTACCCTGACCACGGTGTGTCGGTTCCGTTTGATAGCAACAGTAAAGGTCTGTTTGCTGGCGAAGGTGCGGGTGTTTTAGTCCTAAAACGCTTAGCTGATGCAGAGCGTGATGGCGACAACATCTACGCAGTCGTCAGCGGTATTGGCTTGTCGAACGATGGCCGTGGCCAGTTCGTATTAAGCCCAAATAGCAAAGGACAAGTCCAAGCCTTTGAACGCGCTTACGAGGCTTCGAACTTAACACCAGACAGCATTGAAGTGATTGAGTGTCACGCAACCGGCACGCCATTAGGTGACAAGGTTGAGTTAACCTCAATGGAGCGTTTCTTTGCTGACAAATTGAATGGTTCTAACCCGCCACTGATTGGCTCTGCGAAGTCCAACCTCGGCCACTTGCTGACTGCGGCAGGTATGCCAGGGATCATGAAGATGATCTTTGCGATGAAAGAAGGTGTGCTTCCGCCAAGTATTAACTTGGATAAGCCACTATCGTCGCCGGAAGGTTTATTTGGCTCACAGACTCTGCCAACACAGGTTCAACCTTGGCCAAGTAAAGCGGGCAACCCAGATCGCTGCGCGGGTGTTTCTGTATTTGGTTTCGGTGGTTGTAACGCACACTTACTGCTTGAAGCGTATTCAGACACGAGTCATGTAAACCAGACTCAAGAGTCGACTTCTCCAAGCCTACAACCGTCTAATTTAAGCATTACAGGCCTCGCGTCTCACTTCGGTTCTCTGCAAAGTATCAATGAGCTGAACACTGCGATTGAAACCAACAACGATGCTTTCATTGCTTTGCCTAAGAAGCGCTGGAAAGGCTTAGACCAACATCCAGAATTACTGAATCAGTTTGGTTTACGCGGCATTCCAAACGGCGCGTACATCGATCAGTTCGATCTCGACTTCCTGCGCTTTAAAGTGCCACCTAATGAAGATGACCGTTTGATCTCTCAGCAGTTGCTACTGATGAAAGTCGCAGACGAAGCGATCAAAGACGCCAAGCTTGTTGCAGGCCAAAAGGTTGCGGTTTTAGTCGCGATGGAAACTGAGCTTGAGATGCACCAATTCCGTGGACGCGTAAACCTGCATAGCCAATTGGCTGACAGCTTTACCAACATGGGTATTGAGCTAACACAAGACGAATACCAATCGCTAGAAACCATCGCGATGGACAGTGTGATGGACGCAGCTAAGCTGAACCAATACACCAGTTTCATCGGCAATATCATGGCTTCACGTATCTCTTCATTGTGGGACTTTAACGGCCCTGCCTTTACGATTTCAGCCGCTGAACAGTCAGTTGCTCGTTGTATTGATGTTGCGCAAAACTTGATGTCGCAAGAATCGATGGATGCAGTCGTGATTGCAGCCGTTGACCTTAGTGGCAGTGCAGAACATGTGATTCTGAAGAACAGCGTGAGCCCAGTGTCACTTTCTCCAAAATTCGGGCAACCGCAAGACGGCAGTTGGAATGCAGGTGAAGGCGCAGGTGCAATTGTTCTTGTTGAAGAAAACCAAGTAGCGAGCAACCAATATGTGGCTTACGGCAGCATCAACGCATTAGCCTTTGGTTCAAGCGAGCGTAACAACGCCGTTGTTGATGAGTTACTGACTCAAGTCGGTATGAGCTCGAACGATGTTTCTCTGCTTGAGCTTAACCATGCACCAGAGTCTTCGTCTCATCAGTTTTCGTCTCTAAGTTTAGCGAGCACAAAGACGACTCAAGCGTGTCAGCGTGTTGGTCATTGCTCTGCAGCTTCTGGCATGGCAAGCCTGCTACACGGTCTGCTGAACCTGAATCTTGCACCTCTGAATCCGAATGTCAGCTCTAAAAACGCGATTGTTGCCAACATCAGCGAAGGACAATGTTCACAGCTGCTACTAAGCCAATCGAGTGTTGAATCTCAATCACTTTCCGTTCGTTTAAGCAATGAACAGGCGAGCGATGCTAAACGTCAATTAGTTAAGCAAGTGACTCTTGGTGGTCGTGATATCTATCAACATATTGCCCAAACCCCAGTGACCAACTTGGCAACGATTCAACAGAAAGCTTCTGGTAAACAAGCAGCAAGAGTGGCGTCGATTCCAACGACAGCAAGCATTCAAGCAGCCCTTGCGCAAAAAGAGTTAGAGAAGAAAGCATTAGCGCAGAACGCGGTAGAGCCAGTCATCGAAACTCCTACATCAGTATCCCCTACTCTGGCGCCAACTCGCCACAGTCAGCTAACAGGTAACCACAGCAATATGACTCATGTCCTATCCGCTAAAAATGGCACGTCTCAAATCGACGCTAATACGGATGCAGCATTACAGCCGTCTGTAACACCACACAACCAAGCTTTTGCTCAAAACCAGCAAGCAACGCAGCAAGTACACAAAGCATTCCTGCACACTCGTGCCCAAGGCATGCAGATGGCTGATGCACTATTGAAAGCACAGTTAAACGCAATTACGTCTGGTTTAGATAGCTCAAGTTTAGAGAACAATGCCCTTTCTCAACAAACGAGTGGTCAACAAACGCTAGCTCAGCCTGTTCAAGCTCAACCAACTCAGGTTCAGTCAACGCCAGTCAACGTACTTGCGACGCCAGCACCAGTAAAACCTATCCGTAAACCATGTATCTGGGATTACGATGATCTGGTTGAATACGCTGAAGGCGATATTGCGAATGTATTTGGTCCTGACTACGCGATCATCGATAGCTACTCGCGTCGCGTTCGCTTGCCAACCACCGACTACCTACTGGTATCTCGTGTAACCAAGCTCAACGCGACAGTCAACGAGTACAAGCCAAGCACCATGACCACCGAATACGACATCCCAGTTGATGCGCCGTATCTTGTCGATGGTCAGATCCCTTGGGCAGTGGCGGTAGAATCTGGTCAATGCGATCTAATGCTGATCAGCTACCTAGGCATTGATTTCGAAAACAAAGGCGAGCGTGTTTATCGCCTGCTTGATTGTACGCTGACTTTCCTTGGTGACTTGCCTCGTGGTGGCGATACGCTGCGTTACGATATCTCAATCAACAACTTTGCTCGCAATGGCGACACGCTGCTGTTCTTCTTCTCGTACGAATGTTTCGTTGGCGACAAGATGATCCTGAAAATGGATAACGGCTGTGCGGGCTTCTTCACTGATGAAGAGCTAGCAGACGGCAAAGGTGTGATTCACACTGAAGATGAAATCAAGGCTCGTAAGCTTGCAACTAAGCAACGCTTCGACCCTATGCTGCACTGCCCTAAAACGCAGTTTAACCACCAAGAACTGCGCCACCTGCTGACTGCCAACATTGCAGAGTGTTTTGGCCCAACTCACCAATCTGATCGCCACCAGCCTTCTCTATGCTTCAGCTCAGAGAAGTTCATGATGATCGAAAAGGTCAGCCGTGTTGAACCGCAAGGCGGCACATGGGGACTTGGTCTGATTGAAGGTCACAAGCAGCTAGAGCCTGAGCACTGGTACTTCCCTTGTCACTTCAAAGATGACTCAGTAATGGCTGGTTCTTTGATGGCAGAAGGTTGTGGTCAACTGCTTCAGTTCTTCATGATGCACCTTGGCATGCACACGCTTGTTCAAAATGGTCGTTTCCAACCGCTTGAAAATGCGCCTCAACAAGTACGCTGTCGTGGTCAAGTTCTGCCACAATCGGCAGAACTGACGTACCGCATGGAAGTGACTGAGATTGGTCTAAGCCCTCGCCCATACGCGAAAGCTAACATCGATATTTTACTGAACGGCAAAGTGATTGTTGATTTCCAAAACTTGGGTGTGATGATCAAAGAAGACGACGAATGTACTCGTTATCTGCCTTCTTTAGAAACAGCTGTCGTGACCCCTGTTATCGAAAACTTGAGCCATACACCAGCAGTGAACCAACAAGCTTCAGCAAATGCGCCACTTATGGCTCAAATTGAAGACCTAGAAACTGCGCCAAACAAAGGTGTGGTTCCTCTTCAACACGTTGAAGCGCCGGTGACTCCTGATTACCCAAATCGCACACCCGATACGGTTCCATTCACTCCATATCACATGTTCGAATTCGCAACCGGCGATATCGAGAAATGTTTCGGTCCTGATTTCTCTATCTACCGTGGAATGATTCCACCACGTACTCCGTGTGGCGACCTACAGCTAACTACTCGCGTTGTTGAGATCGACGGTAAGCGTGGCGACTTCAAGAAGCCTTCATCGTGTATCGCAGAGTACGAAGTGCCAGAAAATGCATGGTACTTTGATGAAAACAGCCACCAGACCCTAATGCCTTACTCGGTATTGATGGAGATTTCACTACAACCAAACGGCTTTATCTCTGGCTACATGGGCACAACACTGGGTTTCCCAGGTGAAGAACTGTTTTTCCGCAACCTAGATGGCAGCGGCAAAATGCTGCGTAACGTCGACTTGCGTGGCAAAACAATTACCAACGATTCTCGTCTGCTTTCAACAGTAATGATGGGCACCAACATCGTACAGAGCTTCAGCTTTGAACTGAGCACTGACGGCGTGCCTTTCTACCAAGGTACCGCGGTATTTGGTTACTTCAAAGGCGCAGCATTGAAAGATCAGCTTGGTTTGGACAACGGTAAAGTGACTCACCCTTGGCACGTTGATAACAACCGCACGCCGGATGTAAACATCAACCTGCTAGACAAAACGACGCGTTACTTCAATGCACCTGTTTCTGCTACTGGTGAAGTACAAGAGCACTACCAACTGGCTGGCGGTCGTTTGAACTTTATCGATACGGTGCAGATCACCAGCGATGGTGGTAAAGACGGTCTGGGTTACCTATACGCTGAGCGTACGATTGACCCAAGTGATTGGTTCTTCCAGTTCCACTTCCATCAAGACCCAGTAATGCCAGGTTCTCTAGGTGTCGAAGCGATCATCGAACTGATGCAAACCTACGCTCTAAACAAAGACCTTGGTGCAGGCTTCCGCAATCCGAAGTTTGGTCAAATCCAATCTGAAGTGAAATGGAAATACCGTGGTCAGATTAACCCTCTGAACAAACAGATGTCTCTGGATGTACATATCACTGCGATTAAAGACGAAGACGGTAAACGTATCATCGTTGGCGACGCAAACCTGAGCAAAGATGGTCTGCGTATTTACGAAGTGAAAGACATCGCAATTTGTATCGAAGAAGCATAA